The following DNA comes from Phytohabitans rumicis.
CACGCTCGCCACGCTGCGGGCGGCCGAGCAGAAGGGGCAGAAGGCCGCCGCGGCCGCCTGCCGGACCGCCCCCGCCGACCGGGCCGCCCTGCTGGGCTCGATCGCGGCCGCGCGGACGACTCATCTCGAGGTGACACGGTGATTGCGAGGAGTGAGCTTCGACGGCCCGGGCTCGACCGCGGACGCCCGCAGGCGAGCCCCGCCGTCACGAACGTAAGGCGAGCACTGTGACGGCCGCGGACGCGCTCAGCGCGGCGCTCGCCGCCGAGCACGCGGCGATCTTCGCGTACGGGCCGATCGGGGTACGCCTGGACAGCGCCTCGGCCGGGGACGCGCGCGCCGCCGAGACGGCCCACCGGTCCCGCCGCGACGCCCTGATGCTCCGGCTGACCGCGCTCGGCGCCACCCCACCGGCCGCGGCGGCCTCGTACGCCCTGCCGTACCCGCTGACCGACCGGGCGGCCGCGCTGCGCCTCGCGATCGAGATCGAGGAGCGGACGGCCGGGCTCTGGCGGGCCGCCCTGCCCGAGACGGAGGACGCCGACCGCGGCACGGCGCTGGCCGCCCTCACCGACTGTGCCGTACGCGCCACCCGCTGGCGCATTCGCGCTGGTGTGACCCCGGTGACCGTGCCTTTCCCGGGGCGGTCGGCCTAGCAGGCTTGCCCCAGCCATACTGAGTATGCATACTCAGTAGCCATGTCCATCCGCCATGGCCTTCTTGCGCTGCTCGAGCGCGGCCCCATGTACGGCTACCAGCTCCGCGCCGCGTTCGAGGAGTCCACGGGAGCCACCTGGCCGCTGAACATCGGGCAGGTCTACACGACCCTGTCCCGCCTCGAACGGGACGGTCTCGTACGTCCGCTGCCGGAAAACGACGGGGGCAGCGGCCGTACGAGATCACCGATTCCGGACGGGCCGAGCTGACCGTGTGGTTCGCGACGCCGATCAGCCGTACCGACCGGCCGCGCGACGAGTTGGCGATCAAGCTGGCGCTGGCCCTCACCACCCCCGGCGTTGACGTCCGGGCCGTGGTGCAGACGCAGCGCACCGCCACCATGCGCGCGTTGCAGGAGTACACGCGGCTCAAGACCCGCGAGGCCGAGCCCGGCGACATGCCGTGGCGGCTGGTCCTCGACGCCATGATCTTCCAGGCGGAGGCGGAGATCCGCTGGCTGGACCACTGCGAGACCAGCCTCGTCCGATATACCCCGCCACCCGCGAAGGCACCCGACCCCGCTCCCTATGAGCAGCAGCAGGAGGTCAAGTCGTGACCGCGATCCTCGAACTGCGCGACGTGTCCCGCACGCACGGCACCGGCGAGGCGGCCGTGCACGCTCTGCG
Coding sequences within:
- a CDS encoding ferritin-like domain-containing protein — protein: MTAADALSAALAAEHAAIFAYGPIGVRLDSASAGDARAAETAHRSRRDALMLRLTALGATPPAAAASYALPYPLTDRAAALRLAIEIEERTAGLWRAALPETEDADRGTALAALTDCAVRATRWRIRAGVTPVTVPFPGRSA